The Neofelis nebulosa isolate mNeoNeb1 chromosome 1, mNeoNeb1.pri, whole genome shotgun sequence sequence aaacctataaaagatatttttaaaatgcattcactTAAAGGACTTGTATAAATTAGCAACTCAGTAAAAAAGTAGACAGGATACAGTTTaacagggaaggaaaagcaaacataatacatgaaaaatgctcaatctcactccttataagagaaatgcaaattacaactACATTAGATATCATTTTTCACCTATCAGGTTGACAGATGTCAACAAATTTCCTAACACAGTGTGTTGGTCAAGGTGTGAGGTAGCCCATGGTGCTGCTGGGAGTACAAATTGGCAAAACTTCTATTGGGCAACCTGGTAGTCAAAATAAACATGTGCATTTCTTCTGATCCAGAAATCTGCTTCTCAGAATTTATCTTTCAGGTGCACTTATGCATATCTGGAAGGAAGTATGTACAAGCATATACTTGGATGTATACAGTTATTCACTGCAGCACTGTTTTTAATAGAGAAAtattggaaacaacttaaatggtcattaaaaattttttttttaatgcttatttatttttgacagagatagagagagagagagcaagcaagcaagcaagcaaacaagtgggggaggggtatagagagagggagacagagaacccaaagcaggctccaggatccgagctgtcagcacagagcccaacatggggcttgaacccaggaactgtgagatcatgacctgagctgaagtcggatgcttaaccgactgaaccacccaagcattCCGTAAGTGGTCATTTATGGTTAGGTAAATTATGTAACATCCATATAATGCAATACTAATATATATAGCTATAAAAAGAGAATGCAGAACTTCTTTATGTATTAATAAGGAAACATCTCAAGAAacatattgttaagtgaaaaaaaaagggacGTATGTAACTGTGTATGGGATGGCAGTGTGAAAGGGGGAGttaagcaaatatatatacattttacatatgcgtacatatgtaatatgtatgtataatataaacaGATATCTGAAAGGAAACATGAGGCACTGATAACACTGGTTCCTTCCAAGTGGGAGAGCTGGGAAGCTGAGACAGAGGAGTGAGAGAAGACTTTGTATTAAAGAcccctttgaattttttttgtttttgagagggagagagagagagagagagagagagagaaagagagagagagagagggaaggaggggttgcagagagaggggggtacagaggatctgaagcaggctccacactgacagaagagagcctgatgtgggactcgcactcatgaaccatgagatcgtgatctaagccaaagtctgatgctcaaccaacctagccacccaggcacccttgagaGCCTTTTGAATTTTATATCAAGTAAATATATtcccttttcaaagaaacaaacaaatccaaaGTCTGAACTCTCAAACTCTTGCTTAGAAATAAtacccaatatttttaaaaaaggacttttCAATGAGGTAAAATTATGATAATATATTAGgtttttacatatgtgtatataagtaTAGTAAaagcatctcatttaattctctcagcAAACATGTGAtgtagaaattattattattattccaattttacagACGAAATTAAGGCATGGAAAGTTAAATACCTTGCCTATTGTCATACTATTAGTAAATTCCGGAATAGGAATTTTCTTCCTGACACAACAAAATTTAGCATCTGAAAACAAGATGAGAAGGTCAGAAAAGAATGTCAAAGAACTTTAAAGAGACtaaaaaaagtttgagagaatctcctttacttaaaaaaattaaattaaaaaaaattttttttttttcaacgttttttatttatttttgggacagagagagacagagcatgaacgggggaggggcagagagagagggagacacagaatcggaaacaggctccagactccgagccatcagcccagagcctgacgcggggctcgaactcacggaccgcgagatcgtgatctggctgaagtcggacgcttaactgactgcgccacccaggggccccaaaaaattaaattttaaacatataaggAGAATCAACTGTTCACGTGTTCaactaacaaaatgaaaagacactatAAAAACTATAGAAGCCATAATCTTGCCCAATAAACACCATGTACATGTCTAATTTGATCCTCTCATTATGAGAAAAAAGTTGAAAGTAAACTCCATGTTCAGTTAGGAACTCAATGTAATAGATACACTTTCACAGGCAGATGATCTACTCTGCAGGTAAACAGATAAGAGAGAAGTATTTAACAAATCTAGACATAAAATAGTAATGTGAACTTTATTCTTaccattttcctttttgatgGCAATGATGGCTCACTTATCTGGAacaaaaaagagttaaaatgacTTTTCAAAGGTGTGTGAGGCTACTGTGTTAATATTTTCATCCATTTGCATTTATAGCCCAATCTCAACTTCACAGAGGTCAGTTCTCTGCTTGACAGATGCTCCTCCCCCTCACCTGGCGACTTTCGATTGGCTGGAGCAGAGCCAGAGGAGGGATAACGATAACCTCTAGTCAGTCAGGAACAGACAGCAGGGTTGGAATACAGACATGATACAGACTATCAGGTAAAGTGCTTTGAATTAcctagagattttatttattcttggctCCCAATACCTTGTGCAATTAAAGAGCTGGAAACAGAGACCgttataaaattaatagaaaaaaccCATAGGCCAGAATAGCTTCTAACTATTAAGAAGTCACAGCAACACCCAAACTGGGACCACCTCCTATATCAGGGGTAATTCAAGTCTCATCAGCCATTGGAAAAAGTCTGATGGGAACaagttttgagaaagaaaaaagaaatgaatatatcaTGTCGATAATTATAATCCTATTCATGAAGAATTGTGAAACAACATTAAGAACTCTGTTTTTATTAAACTTACATAAAATTATGAGGAAAAGTGGGTGTTCACTATCTGGATTTCATACTGATTGAATCTGAAATTCTCTATTTTGTATACACAGatgtaaaattaagaaatatgctTAATGTGCTAAGATAAATCTTTAGAAATAACttgaatctaggggcgcctgggtggctccgtcggttgggcatccgacttaagctcaggtcatgatctcacggtttgtgggttcgggccccgcatcatctctctgctgacagctctgagcctggagcctacttcggattctgtgtctccctttctctctgcccctcccctactcacactctgtctctctctctcaaaaataaataataaatattaacaaaaaaaaacaaacaaaaaaaaagaaacaacctgaCTCTATGTGGAGTTCCAGTAAGATTAATATATTGTGATGAGAGAGTATGGATCACATTGCAACATGTTGAGGTTCATCGTACAAACACAAGGTACTTGTTATAAAATTAGTCAAGTTTTATGTGTAAGATTCATGCAAAAGAGtaaacacaaaatacacagatcagtgagtaaataaataggttactgagtacttttttttttttaatgtttatttatttttgagacagagagagacagagcatgaatgggggagggtcagagagagagagggagacacagaatctgaagcaggctccaggctccaagctgtcagcacaaagcctgacgcggggctcgaactcacagactgtgagatcatgacctgagccgaagtaggatgcttaaccaactgagccacccaggtgctcctgttcgaaaaattttaaatatggctTTTATATAGTCTTATCCCTCAGgtattgttattatattattattaattctccTCCTTCTTATATTTAATTAGTTGAAtcctacaaataaaaacaagtgcCAGACTCCCATTCTAATTTTGGGAACACTATTTTCCCCAAAGTAAGAATGAAACATCAAAATGCCCAGGCAAGTTTTCAGAGTATGTTCATGACCACTCAGCCTCTCCATACTTGAAAAAATCAAATACGGTTACTGTATTCTTACTTCACTTTATTTAAGTCACCGGAAGAAAGTGTCACTCATCATAACATGTAAATAAGCACTTTCTCCTTATAATTGAAAAGTTATGTTTTTTCTAGTTAAGCTTTACCATAGTAAAGAATCAACACTGTTCTTAAGCTTACTTTAACGGGGAGACATTTATTGTACTGAATATGGTCTTATTCTTAGTTGTAAGAATCAGTAGCTGTGTTTTCCCCTTAAGCATCACAAACATAACGCAATCGACAAACTATATACTGTATTTACACATCTGGTACCTACCTGCAATGTTCTAGAACAGTGACACGCCAGAGTGGGGGATCCCACCCAAAGCAGGTCAGTCAATGAGGTAGGATTTTTGAACTTCagatcattaaaacaaaaaggttggggaggggggcactcctgatttcagctcaggtcatgatcccatggttcatgagatcaagccctgtgtcaggttttgcactgacagcagggagactgcttgggattctctctctcaccctctgcccctacccaactcacatgctctctctctctcaaaataaacaacataaacttaaaaaagccttttataaaatttttgttttaagaactATGTATATTTAACAAGGGaataaataacaggaaaaaaattaaaaatgaatgaaggattATGAAGTTCCTTACCTCCTGCTGTTCCATGTATTCCCTATGTCTCCGAGCTGCCTCATGCCTCCATAACTTTAGGCAAACCAAAGCACTAACGAGATAAACAATCATGTTGACAAACAGGAAGATCATCGCTGCTATCTGTCCTCCTTCTACCCGGCAGAACAATGCATTCATCGGTGTATTGAATAATGGATAGTAGCAGAGTCCACCTCGGTTGGTATCATTCACATAGACTATGGCTGCAgccatatacaaaataaacaaggCAACGTTAATTCCAAATTCGGTCAGAGGCCACCAGTTAGAATCCAAAAGAATGGTCCGATAATACATGGACATGCCAAGAACCAGAATAATAACAGTGGCGATCCAAGCTAATCCAGCAACCACGAGTACAAAAGGGGTTTTGGGGCCACTGTAGTAATAGCCCCCGTACGTACTGCCCAGGCCACCGAGGCCTCCCATGCCATAGGGCTGTGAATATCCGAACAAGTTATACCACTCACTGTCCTTGTAAATGTAAGCCGTGACACAGGCAAAGACACCAGCTCCCAAGAGCAGCTCCACCACACCCAGAATTCGCAGCAGGCCTGCCCACGACTTCATGTAGGAATACCTCAGGTTATACTCCTCCACCTTCTCACTGTACGTTCGGGCTGTCTGTGTGTGGCGGCCTAGTGAACCGTAGGGGTCGTGGGGAAACATTGCCTCAGCCTCTTTCGGGGAACTGAAGGTTCCTTCTGACCCTCCGTAAGGATCTTTGTCGGAGTTGGGGGGTGAATGGTGGTTTGGTCTTGCTGGAGAGGATGGAGGTGAACACTCCACTCCATCAGAGATGTATCTGATGTCAGACACCGGCTTATCCCATCCCAggtcctttttcttccctctgaagAAGTTCTTCCAGGACTCAGGGACAAAGCGCCTTACGGGTTTGAGATCTGGCACTATGGCCGGTTCCTCTGTGTCACTTGAGTAGAAGTCTGGGCCGAATGGTGGCTGTAATGGGAGAGGGGGTGGTGGCAAGGGATCAGCGCTCACGGCCAGCTCACTGTCATGAAGAGTCTGGAGGGTTCCTATGGTGCCATCTTGATAGGGTGAGTCCCTTGGAACCTCATCATAGTGCCTGTCCCGAATCTTGCATCTTCCATCACTGGACGACATTTGTGATTTTTACACCTGTGGCCAAGATAAAAGTTATCACTTATGCCtagttatttattctttcaatgatGCTGATTTTATCCACTTAATGGCAGATGATCATATTTAGGAAACCAATATGATCATGTCTAACAATCATGATATGTAAAAATGATAACATGAAcaggtatattttaaatatatgtaacatactaGCCAGGGATATCATTATCGTTCTATATGATTTTAAGgggaatcaaaatttaaaatcttagttctgaattaaaacatttataagtCTAACTTACCTTACGAGCCCTATGAACAACGGACTGTAAACACCATAACAGAAACCAAATTTTAACAATACAGGATACTGACACATCCCAAATAGAATCCTTTCTTCAAACAtctaaatcaaaatatttaatagtttGGGCAAACCAAAGTTTGACGGGTCAGcaaattctcttcattttcattacCTCAAATCTGCTTTGGAAAGGCCTGGGAGAAGCAGTTTGATAAACACAGGGAGTGAAGAGCacctttctttcttaaatcagGGAAGTCAGTGTAGGGGACTTGCTTCTTCCACTCTAAAATATTAACACTTCATattagattttgaaaaattttttttaatgtttatttacttttgagacaatgcgagagacagaatgcaagcagagaggggtagacagagggagaaacagaatctgaagcgggctccaggctccgagctgccagcccagagccggatgtggggctcgaacttacgaaccgtgagatcatgacctgagccgaagtcggatgcttaaccgactgacccactcaggcaccccttagattttgaaatttgaaaactcagaggaaaaaaaaaaagccaccaaagCTTAAGATTCCCCAAAAGTACAACACAGAACAGCCATGTATATCATGTATGTCACTCTTTCCAGTGCAGCCACCTCAAGGTGATCTGCTTTTGCCATAATGACACTCAGAAAGTATCTCAGAGGGGGTTTGAGCCAcctaaaaaataaagcacagaaaaagCACTTTCACTAAACCTGTGTGATTTCTTTCACACAATCAATGACCCGGACACGTATAAAAAAAGGAGGACACTTTCTGCTAATGTAAATACTAGGCTTAAGGCACAATGAATTTCTCCCTCATATTGCTCATGAAGCAAGTATTTGCTAAAGACTCACCGGCCATATAGCATTGTACTTGGTACCATGAAGGtctcaaattttaaatgaagaatccTGCCTTTATGGTGTTGAACCATTTAGAAATTCCTAAGGCTTTTTCtccccctaatgtttatttttaagagagagagagagagagagacagagcatgagcagagagagagagggagacacagaatctgaagcaggttccaggctgctcacagatcccaacgtggggtccgaattcatgaaccgcgagatcatgacctgagccaaagtcagatgcttaaccaactgagccacccaggtgccccagcttttttttttttttttttaaagtttctttatttattttgagagagagagagagagaagcaaggagcaggggagtgacagagagagagagggagagagagagaatttcagcaggctccacaccgtcagcttgggagcctgatgtggggcttgatttcacaaaccatgagatagtgacctgagccgaaatcaagagtcagacgtttaactaactgagccacccaggcaccccctaaggctttgttttgttttgtttttttaagtttattttttaaatttattttgagagagagagagagcaagcgataGCCAgaaagggactgagagagagagggagagagaatcccaagcaggctcttcgctgactcagggattgaacccacaaatcgtgagatcatgacctgagctgaaaccaagagcaggacgcttaactgagtgggCCACCCAGGGTTCCACtaaggctttgttttattttattttgtaaaatggagacctatcattcaacaaatatttgccaaacatctaccatgtaccaggcacaCTGAAAGTGtatcagtgaacaaaaccaactgaaatccctgccttcatggaaatTAAATCTCAATGAAGGGATAAAAGATGATAGATAAGGGAAGTGAAAGACATCTGATCAGACGCTAAGGAACTAAGAATGGTGAGAAGGTACTTTGTGGGCAGGATATTATAATTCTAAATAGAACGACACTGGAAGTCTCCATAGAGAATATGACATCTGAATACACAAATGAAGGATGTgaaggaggaagacagacagGTTATCAGGGGAAGAGGTCCAGGCTGCAGGAGGTCCAGCCGCTGCAAAAGCCTTGAGGTGGGAGTGCTCAGCAAGTTCAAGAACTATTAAGTCATGGAGGACAATGGGGCAACAAGTAGTAACAGAGAGGAGAGGGTAAGTAGTAGAATTAAGTCCATTTGAATCACTAGGGTCTTGAAAACCATTGGAAAGAATTCTGGCTATTATTGGAAGTGAGATGAAAAGCCAATGGAGCATTTTGAGTAGAGAAGCAACAGgatctgacttattttatttttttaattttaatttttgagagaaaaagagacacagagtgtgagcaggggaggggcagagagagagggagacacagaatctgaagcaggctccaggctctgagctgtcagcacagagcccgacacggggctcgaactcacagactgtgagatcatgacctgagccaaagtcggatgctcaactcactgagccacccaggtgccccaggatctgACTTGTTTTAATAGGATCACTCTGGATGCTATGTCAAGGGTACGCTCCAGGAGACAAGGGAGAAAACAGGGAGAATGGCTAAGACGCAACAGATTTAGTCCAAAGGACCACGGTGATAACAATGGAGATAAAAAGaagtcagatttttaaatacagggaattaattttttttttcctatagaaacattcaaacataataaaaagtggaaagaatagCATTATGAACCCTTATGTACCCATCAACCAGCTTCAATAATTATCAATTTATGACCAATCTTCTTTCTTCTATACCTCCTACTTATTCCTTCTGCCAATAGATTGCtttgaagcaaatctcagacaCGAGATCATTTCATACGCAACATTTCTCCACCCCCTCCAGTTTAGCCCTGGGTATAAGCAGTCTGAAGAGTTTGAAGATACCCATTAGAAATCCAggtagagaggggcgcctgggtgactcagtcggttaagcttctgacttcagctcacgtcatgatctcagggtttgtgggctCCAGTccctctgtgctatcagcacagagcctgcttcagatcctctgtcttcctcactctctgcctctccccctgcccctctctctctctcaaaaataaataaaaacattaaaaaaatgtaaaaaaaaaaaaaaatccaggcagaTACATCCAGTAGGCAGTACACACAGAGAAAGGTAAGTAATACCATAGATTAGATACAATCACCCAAGGAATGGGTGAAAATGGAGAGTTCTAAATTTCTGGATCTTTTAGTGAGGTACtccaattaaacaaaatttttttaggggtgcctgggtggctcagtcggttgagcgtccgacttcagctcaggtcatgatctcacagtttgtagttcaagccctgtgctgacagctcagagcctggagcctggagcctgtttccgactctttgtctccctctctctctgcccctccccctctcatgcaaggtctctgaaaaatgaatacaacctttaaaaaaatttttttttaatgtttgtttatttttgagagtgagagagagggagagtgggagagagagagagacagggtatgagcaggggaggggcagagagagagagaaagaggcagacacagaatctgaagcaggctctaggctctgggctgtcagcacagaacctgaggtgAAGCTTAACCCACCatcagtgagattatgacctgagtgcaAGTCTGAtggttaaccagctgagccacccagacatccctgggGTACTCCAATTTTAGAGAATTAACTCTGAAAGTCCCAGCATGGTGCCCAAAGTGGCAGCTCTATAAATGACATCAATTAAGGATTATTTTTGTCCCTGTCACTTAGCTCATCTGTGtctaaaaacatagaaaaaaaatttttttcttaaccttgtttacatttttaaatagcttttaaagttttatttattgcgcgcgcgcgcgcgcgagagagagagagagagagcgcgcgcgcgcaagcgggggaagtgcagagagacaaaattaagcaggctccacagtgagcgTGGAGCCCTATAGGGGGCTGGATCCCACCCTAcaacctgatcatgacctgagcggaaatcaagagtcagacgctcaacccaccaAGCCATCCATGGGCCCCTGATACATATCCATGTAACGGACATCCTTGCTTAATTTAAcacacaggtaaaaaaaaaaaaagtgtgcttcATTGTAATGGG is a genomic window containing:
- the MARVELD2 gene encoding MARVEL domain-containing protein 2, whose product is MSSSDGRCKIRDRHYDEVPRDSPYQDGTIGTLQTLHDSELAVSADPLPPPPLPLQPPFGPDFYSSDTEEPAIVPDLKPVRRFVPESWKNFFRGKKKDLGWDKPVSDIRYISDGVECSPPSSPARPNHHSPPNSDKDPYGGSEGTFSSPKEAEAMFPHDPYGSLGRHTQTARTYSEKVEEYNLRYSYMKSWAGLLRILGVVELLLGAGVFACVTAYIYKDSEWYNLFGYSQPYGMGGLGGLGSTYGGYYYSGPKTPFVLVVAGLAWIATVIILVLGMSMYYRTILLDSNWWPLTEFGINVALFILYMAAAIVYVNDTNRGGLCYYPLFNTPMNALFCRVEGGQIAAMIFLFVNMIVYLVSALVCLKLWRHEAARRHREYMEQQEISEPSLPSKRKMCEMATGVDRQRDQEANFKELRPTKMKPELLSGHIPPGHIPKPIVMPDYVAKYPVIQTDDERERYKAVFQDQFSEYKELSAEVQAVLRKFDELDAVMSRLPRCSENQQEHERISRIHEEFKKKKNDPTFLEKKERCDYLKNKLSHIKQRIQEYDKVMNWNVQGYS